The Mycolicibacterium hassiacum DSM 44199 genome includes a window with the following:
- a CDS encoding IS481 family transposase, with protein MVHANASLTPRGRLRLAQAVVDQGWSLRRAAERFQCSVATAKKWADRYRDGGEAAMVDRPSRPHRSPLRLPKRRERRIVNLRFTRRWGPHRIAAHLRLARSTVEAVLRRYRMPLLRHLDQNTGLPVRRPKPRRYEHPAPGDLVHVDVKKLGRIPDGGGHRKLGRQAGRRNRCGMGYTFLHHAVDDHSRLAYSEDLADERKETAAGFWKRASAFFADHGITVKRVLTDNGSCYRSKNFAEALGPDIAHKRTRPYRPQTNGKVERFNRTLTTEWAYAQTYRSEAERAGTYQHWLHHYNHHRPHTGIGGMTPIDRLRVHNLPVKNM; from the coding sequence ATGGTCCACGCTAATGCTTCGTTGACTCCTCGTGGGCGGTTGCGGCTTGCGCAGGCTGTTGTTGATCAGGGCTGGAGTTTGCGGCGCGCTGCTGAGCGGTTCCAATGTTCGGTGGCCACAGCCAAGAAATGGGCCGACCGTTATCGCGACGGTGGCGAAGCAGCGATGGTAGACCGGCCCAGCCGGCCGCATCGCAGTCCGTTGCGGTTGCCGAAACGACGTGAGCGGCGCATCGTCAACCTGCGCTTCACCCGGCGGTGGGGCCCACATCGTATCGCCGCCCATTTGCGGTTGGCGCGGTCAACGGTAGAAGCGGTGTTACGCCGCTACCGCATGCCATTGCTGCGGCACCTGGACCAGAACACCGGGTTGCCGGTACGCCGGCCCAAACCCCGCCGCTATGAGCACCCGGCTCCCGGCGACTTGGTCCATGTCGACGTCAAGAAACTGGGCCGCATCCCCGACGGGGGCGGCCATCGCAAGCTGGGTCGCCAAGCCGGCCGGCGCAACCGCTGCGGCATGGGATACACGTTCTTGCACCACGCCGTTGATGACCACTCCCGGCTGGCGTATTCCGAGGACCTCGCCGACGAACGCAAAGAAACCGCCGCGGGGTTCTGGAAACGCGCCAGCGCGTTCTTCGCCGACCATGGCATTACCGTCAAGCGGGTGTTGACCGACAATGGATCCTGTTACCGGTCAAAGAATTTCGCTGAAGCGCTCGGCCCCGACATCGCCCACAAGAGGACCCGGCCCTACCGGCCGCAGACCAACGGCAAAGTCGAGCGATTCAACCGCACCCTGACCACTGAATGGGCCTATGCGCAGACCTACCGCTCTGAGGCCGAACGCGCCGGAACCTACCAGCACTGGCTGCATCACTACAATCACCACCGACCCCACACCGGCATCGGCGGAATGACACCTATCGACCGCCTACGCGTTCACAACCTACCCGTGAAGAACATGTAG
- a CDS encoding DUF4878 domain-containing protein, translated as MAIAVVAGIAVFTTRDSGGPVAATTPDGAVKAYFDALRRGDADAALALSLTEPADKTFLTNEVLKKQIDNAPISNVQILRVEDDGRVRVTATFGERAFDETVTVKQDTASGQWKLERTWAVIDIGEQGAADKALIDTVTLFGQKMASSGRALVFPGWIEFGNTNSNLESLVSPPLVPLGALWRDEYSIYPEFRLTDDGRKALEKAVLAALSDCAKSRSLQPKDCPQRVSAAVAIDGTAQWTAPSELESVSVPETVQAANGLSVVGRAVFLLTVDTPDPRDRRFNEPLEVFFQAKVDIASDPPTVTFPWG; from the coding sequence GTGGCTATCGCGGTGGTCGCGGGTATCGCCGTTTTCACCACCCGCGATTCCGGCGGACCTGTCGCCGCGACCACACCCGATGGCGCAGTCAAGGCCTATTTCGACGCGCTGCGCCGCGGGGATGCCGATGCCGCCTTGGCTCTGTCGCTGACCGAACCGGCCGACAAGACCTTCCTGACCAACGAGGTGCTGAAGAAGCAGATCGATAATGCACCGATCAGCAACGTGCAGATCCTCCGGGTGGAGGACGACGGCCGGGTGCGGGTGACCGCGACCTTCGGGGAGCGTGCATTCGACGAAACCGTCACCGTCAAACAGGACACTGCTTCAGGGCAATGGAAACTGGAAAGAACCTGGGCGGTTATCGATATCGGTGAGCAAGGTGCCGCCGACAAGGCGCTGATCGACACCGTCACGCTGTTCGGCCAAAAGATGGCATCGTCGGGTCGTGCCCTGGTGTTTCCGGGGTGGATAGAGTTCGGCAACACCAACTCGAACCTGGAATCGCTGGTGTCCCCTCCGCTGGTACCGCTCGGTGCCCTGTGGCGCGACGAATATTCGATCTACCCCGAATTCCGGCTCACCGACGACGGCCGCAAAGCCTTGGAGAAAGCCGTGCTGGCTGCCCTTTCCGACTGCGCGAAATCGCGATCGCTCCAGCCGAAGGACTGCCCGCAGCGGGTCTCGGCAGCGGTCGCGATCGACGGCACGGCGCAATGGACGGCGCCCAGTGAACTCGAGAGCGTCAGTGTGCCTGAGACGGTCCAGGCCGCGAACGGGCTTTCGGTGGTCGGCAGAGCCGTGTTCCTGCTCACTGTGGACACCCCTGATCCGCGGGATCGAAGGTTCAACGAACCGTTGGAAGTCTTCTTCCAGGCCAAGGTCGACATCGCCAGCGACCCGCCGACTGTCACCTTCCCATGGGGCTGA
- a CDS encoding DUF4878 domain-containing protein, with product MIGLVAGFLWLKGDDDAGRQGGPADATAARDVAKSYLEALARGDAEAALALSDNQPATTDLLTDEVLEKQIKRAPITDIQVGDVTERSDDGTRVKVRVSARIGNQRQESDLPMVYRDGQWKLKNAFVRSQASFRGNDDMYAESLLTFFGTRVPKSGTIYVFPGPLEAGTTSKFIEVVPPRQIVLDDLDGGATLDPTFSVNDAGRKAAEEALRAFLTKCLQPGSRPERCNGIISVPGGDLESKKVALAGPIDLSRVTFDYDGRSRRMIAIGDIPDIPVIMNDLDGVPGPDTVRAIVRENIDLGVDPPVVVE from the coding sequence GTGATCGGTCTCGTGGCGGGATTCCTATGGCTGAAGGGCGACGACGATGCCGGCCGACAGGGCGGGCCGGCCGACGCCACGGCGGCTCGTGATGTCGCCAAGTCATACCTCGAGGCGTTGGCCCGCGGAGACGCGGAGGCGGCGTTGGCGCTGAGTGACAATCAGCCCGCGACAACCGATCTGCTTACCGACGAGGTACTCGAGAAACAGATCAAGCGGGCGCCCATCACCGATATCCAAGTCGGCGATGTCACCGAACGGTCCGACGATGGAACGCGAGTCAAGGTTCGGGTCTCGGCACGGATCGGGAATCAGCGTCAGGAGAGCGACCTGCCGATGGTCTACCGGGACGGCCAATGGAAACTGAAGAACGCGTTCGTCCGGAGCCAAGCGAGCTTCAGGGGCAACGACGACATGTATGCCGAAAGCCTGCTCACCTTCTTCGGAACGCGGGTGCCGAAAAGCGGAACCATCTATGTGTTTCCTGGTCCTCTAGAGGCCGGTACGACGTCGAAGTTCATCGAGGTCGTGCCGCCCAGGCAAATAGTCCTGGACGACCTGGATGGCGGCGCGACACTGGACCCGACGTTCTCGGTGAACGACGCCGGGCGCAAGGCCGCCGAGGAAGCCCTGCGAGCATTCCTGACCAAGTGTCTGCAACCCGGTTCCAGGCCCGAGAGATGCAACGGAATCATCAGTGTGCCCGGCGGAGACCTCGAGTCGAAGAAGGTGGCTCTCGCCGGCCCGATCGACCTGAGCAGAGTGACGTTCGACTACGACGGCCGTAGCCGCCGGATGATAGCAATCGGCGATATTCCCGACATCCCGGTCATCATGAATGACCTGGACGGCGTGCCTGGTCCCGACACGGTGCGCGCGATCGTGCGCGAGAACATCGATCTGGGCGTGGATCCCCCGGTGGTCGTCGAATGA
- a CDS encoding ATP-binding protein: protein MRQLDSRGDYTIVADLDEVGKPDSQQLLYRAARELPANVYRHARAGTVRVRLTRTGDRVVLTVADDGWGSTPAPGSLPDPVGKQSRSSREQTPAPPVRRNFRGARVCSPRKVGHKRAARRQL from the coding sequence TTGCGCCAGCTGGATTCTCGCGGTGACTACACGATCGTCGCCGATCTGGACGAGGTGGGCAAACCGGACTCGCAGCAGCTGCTGTACCGCGCGGCGCGGGAACTGCCGGCCAATGTGTACCGGCACGCGCGGGCGGGCACGGTACGGGTGCGGCTGACCCGGACCGGCGACCGTGTGGTGCTGACGGTCGCCGACGACGGGTGGGGTTCGACGCCGGCGCCGGGTAGTTTGCCGGACCCGGTTGGCAAGCAGTCCCGTTCTTCCCGCGAGCAGACGCCAGCACCCCCAGTTCGGCGAAATTTCAGGGGTGCACGCGTCTGCTCGCCGAGGAAAGTTGGCCACAAACGTGCAGCTAGGAGGCAGCTGTGA
- a CDS encoding acyl-CoA dehydrogenase family protein, with protein sequence MDFAMSAKAQDYHQRLTEFMVEHVFPAEQAYHEYIVAKGPHDHTVPPIVEDLKKIAKERGLWNLFLPAVSGLTNLEYAPLAEISGWSVDIAPEAINCAAPDTGNMETLHLFATEEQRKQWLEPLLEGKIRSAFAMTEPAVASSDARNIQTTMVRDGDHYVINGRKWWISGAADPRCKILIVMGRTDPEAASHRQQSMILVPVDTPGVHISRSLPVFGWQDQHGHCEIIFDNVRVPAGNLLGQEGDGFAIAQARLGPGRIHHCMRALGAAERALALMIDRVQKRVAFGKPLAEQGVVREAIAKSRNEIDQARLLCHKAAWTIDQQGNKSKDAQVQVAQIKAVAPQVACNVLDRAIQVHGGGGVSDDFPLARLYAWHRAMRLFDGPDEVHMRTIARAELGKEKSPLAAAVCAQDRSTWVHPDTVGE encoded by the coding sequence ATGGACTTCGCGATGTCGGCCAAGGCGCAGGACTACCACCAACGGCTCACCGAGTTCATGGTCGAGCACGTGTTCCCCGCCGAGCAGGCGTACCACGAGTACATCGTGGCCAAGGGACCGCACGACCACACCGTTCCGCCGATCGTCGAGGACCTCAAGAAGATCGCCAAGGAACGCGGGCTGTGGAACCTGTTCCTGCCGGCGGTGTCCGGGCTGACCAACCTGGAGTACGCCCCGCTCGCCGAGATCAGCGGCTGGAGTGTCGACATCGCCCCCGAGGCCATCAACTGCGCCGCCCCCGACACCGGCAACATGGAGACCCTGCACCTGTTCGCCACCGAGGAGCAGCGCAAACAGTGGCTCGAGCCGCTGCTGGAGGGCAAGATCCGCAGCGCGTTCGCGATGACCGAGCCGGCGGTGGCCTCCTCCGACGCCCGCAACATCCAGACCACGATGGTGCGCGACGGCGACCACTACGTCATCAACGGCCGCAAGTGGTGGATCTCCGGGGCCGCCGACCCGCGCTGCAAGATCCTCATCGTCATGGGCCGCACCGACCCCGAGGCGGCCAGCCACCGGCAGCAGTCGATGATCCTGGTGCCGGTCGACACCCCCGGCGTGCACATCAGCCGCTCGCTGCCGGTGTTCGGCTGGCAGGACCAGCACGGTCACTGCGAGATCATCTTCGACAACGTCCGGGTGCCAGCCGGCAATCTGCTCGGTCAGGAGGGCGACGGGTTCGCCATCGCCCAGGCCCGGCTCGGTCCCGGCCGCATCCACCACTGCATGCGTGCGCTGGGCGCGGCCGAGCGGGCGCTGGCGCTGATGATCGACCGGGTGCAGAAGCGTGTCGCGTTCGGCAAGCCGCTGGCCGAGCAGGGCGTGGTGCGCGAGGCAATCGCCAAGTCGCGCAACGAGATCGACCAGGCCCGGCTGCTGTGCCACAAAGCCGCCTGGACCATTGACCAGCAGGGCAACAAGAGTAAGGATGCCCAGGTGCAGGTGGCCCAGATCAAGGCCGTCGCCCCGCAGGTGGCCTGCAACGTGCTCGACCGGGCGATCCAGGTGCACGGCGGTGGCGGTGTGTCCGACGACTTCCCGCTGGCCCGGCTCTACGCCTGGCACCGGGCGATGCGGCTGTTCGACGGGCCCGACGAGGTGCACATGCGCACCATCGCCCGCGCCGAGCTGGGCAAGGAGAAGAGCCCGCTGGCCGCGGCCGTGTGCGCGCAGGACCGGTCCACCTGGGTACATCCGGATACGGTGGGCGAATAG
- a CDS encoding tyrosine-protein phosphatase — translation MSVDAVDLPGAWNFRDVSAETGIRPGRFFRSSELSGLDETGRERLRRLGVTDVADLRSPREVERRGPGAVPPEVRVHLLPFPDVSAVDGEAPHEATFQKMMSERPDDEDVAVAARRFMTEEYRKFPILGGAKRAVRQVVTLLSAGRPVITHCFAGKDRTGFTVATVLEAAGVDRDAVMADFLRSNEAIGPLRERILDSIRRRTETEETVTFAEARLTDEVLGVREEYLFTAHRTIETEYGGLVGYLESAGVTAEDLARLRAVLLG, via the coding sequence GTGTCGGTCGACGCCGTCGATCTGCCGGGCGCGTGGAACTTCCGCGACGTCTCGGCCGAGACCGGCATCCGGCCCGGGCGGTTCTTCCGGTCCAGTGAGCTCAGCGGCCTCGACGAGACCGGGCGTGAAAGGCTGCGCCGGCTGGGCGTCACCGACGTGGCAGACCTGCGCTCGCCGCGAGAGGTGGAGCGCCGCGGGCCGGGCGCGGTGCCGCCGGAGGTGCGGGTGCACCTGCTTCCGTTCCCGGACGTGTCGGCGGTCGACGGTGAGGCGCCGCACGAGGCGACGTTCCAGAAGATGATGAGCGAGCGCCCCGACGACGAGGACGTGGCGGTGGCGGCCCGGCGCTTCATGACCGAGGAGTACCGCAAGTTCCCGATCCTGGGCGGCGCGAAACGCGCGGTGCGGCAGGTGGTTACGCTGCTGTCCGCGGGCCGGCCGGTGATCACCCACTGCTTCGCCGGCAAGGACCGCACCGGCTTCACCGTCGCGACGGTGCTGGAGGCCGCGGGAGTGGACCGCGACGCGGTCATGGCGGATTTCCTGCGCAGCAACGAGGCGATCGGCCCGCTGCGCGAACGCATCCTCGACTCGATCCGGCGACGCACCGAGACCGAGGAGACGGTGACGTTCGCCGAGGCACGGTTGACCGACGAAGTGCTCGGTGTGCGCGAGGAGTACTTGTTCACCGCGCACCGCACCATCGAGACCGAATACGGCGGGCTGGTCGGGTATCTCGAGTCGGCCGGGGTGACCGCCGAGGATCTGGCGAGACTGCGCGCGGTGCTGCTCGGCTGA